CTTCTTCCATGTAATGTGTTGTTAAAAAAACTGTCATACCTAATTTTTCTCTTAAATAAGTAATTGTTTGCCAAACTTGAACTCGTGTTTTAGGATCAAGCCCTGTTGTGGGCTCGTCTAAAATTAAGAGTAACGGACGATGAATAATTGCTCTAGCAATTTCTGCACGACGCTTTTGTCCGCCAGATAAAGTTCCAAAACGTTGCTTTAATATATCTGTTAAGTGAAGTAAATTCTCTAAAAAATCAAGTTGTTTGTTTAACTCATTTTTGGATAAGCTATAAATTTTACCCCAGAATAACAAATTCTCTTCAACTGTTAATAAACCATCTAGCACATTATCTTGAAAAACAATCCCGATTTTTTGTCGAATTTTGCTGTTTTCTTTGCCTACCTCTAAACCATCTACAAAAATAGAACCAGATGTAGGCTTAATTGCCGTTGAAATCATATTGATTGTCGTTGACTTTCCAGCACCATTAGGCCCTAAGAAAGCAAATAAACTGCCTTTTTCAACCTTCAAATCAAGAGAACTAACAACTTCTTTTTGCTGATATTTTTTAGTTAATCCTTGAATGTTAATTAGATTCGTCATGTTTCTTCATCCTTTCTTTATATAGATTTAAATTCTGATTAATTTTCTGAGAAGTTAAATGATCTTTAAAGTAAAACACAAGCCATAGTATGCTATATGTGCCAATGATAAGCAAAGTCAGAACCCAAAATTGTTGTGTAGTTTCAACCCAATTGAAGAGGATAGCACTTAGCAATACACTCGTCATTATGATTAAAAAATGTAGAAAAGAACGAATAAGTACAGCTTTTTTACTATAGTTTTCTTCACTACTAAATAACAGTTGTTGAAAAAAACTAATAATTGCTGAAATGAACATAAGAACAAGCAGCACGTCTATAGAAACAAATGGTTCTTTGTAAATACTTAAATATGCCAACATAGACAAGGTACTTCCTGTAAAAATAATACAATATCTTTGAATAAAACCTAAAAATTTATCTCTAGCATTTTCCACTTTTTTTCCTCCTATCCTTAGATTTCTAATTTTTTTTTGAGCAACGGAGCAAATTTTCTTGAAATAATAATCGTCTCATTATTTTCTAATTTTGCTTCAAAGCGGCTATTAAATGCTGGCGTTACATGCTCAATTTTAAGTATATTTAAAATCAGAGATTTTGATGTTCGAATAAAATAGCTATTGGTTAAACGCACTTCAAGTTCATATAATTTTAAATTTGTTTGGTAAACCTCAGTTGCAGAATAAACAAACGTTTTATTATCAACTGTTTCAAAATAGAAGATATCCTTTAAAGATAATTGCTTTATTTTTTTTTCTTTAAAAACTGGAATTGATTCTTCTTGCGTTTCTAATAACTGAATAAGTGCTTCTACTTCTTCGTTTATAGATTGGCAATGAATGGTAACCTCTAGTTCCTCATCATTGCTTACATCCTCTTCAATTCTAATTCGCATTTTAACACCTCCATATTTACAGTATAGGATACTTTTAATAAAAAAACAGTCGATTAACTATAAGTTACAAAATCAGTAACGTAACTTACAACCAAAAATCAAACTATTTTTGTAGCACTTCGCAATAGAATGAGTAAACTTTTTTAAAACAACAAAAAACAGTATGAAATCCATTTTTATAAATGTTGATTTCATACTGTTTATTATTAGATTGATTCCCACTCATGAGAAATTAGTGACTTTTATATACTGATTTGCTAAAGGTGAGAAATGAATAATGGATCAAAGTCGGCTTTGCAGCCGCTTCGTACCATTTCGCTAAAGGGTAAAACCCTTAAGCTCAATGGCAACCTCAATGCATTACTCTGCTTCTACTTCCAAAGCTGCAGGATAAAATTCTTCTACAATTGTTGCACAACGATCACATAAAGTTGGAGCATCTGCATGGCTTCCAACATCTTCTTTGACGCCACGACATCTTTCACATGTTTCACCATGTGCTTTTTCAACAACAATTGCCACATCATCAAATTGTAAGGCTTCGCTTGGCGCTGCTGCTTTATCGCCAGCAATTTCTAAGTCTGAGACAATTAATAATTGTGCTAAATTGCTGTCTAAAGCAGTAAATAATACTTTTGTTTGTTCAGTTGGATAAAGTACTAATTTAGCTTCAAACGATTTACCAATTTTCTTCTCATTACGAGCTTCTTCTAAGGCTTTTTGAACATGGTCGCGGAAAGTCATAAAGGCATCCCACATGTCTAATAATTCGCCTTGATTTGGATACTCAATTGCTGCTGGCATTTCAGCTAACTGAACATAATCTTCTTCTTCATCTAAGAAGTTCCAGATTTCCTCAGCTGTGTGCGGTAAGATTGGTGTTAATAATTTCGTCATTTTTTTTAAAACTTCATAGAATACAGTTTGCATAGCACGACGTTCATAAGCATTCTCAGCTTCAATGTAAACAACATCCTTAGCAAAATCTAGATAAAATTGAGACAGGTCAACTGTACAGAAATTATTGATTAATTGATAGTTTGAAGAGAAATCATAGTTTTCATAATTTTCTTCAACAGCACCAACAAGCTGGTTTAAACGGATCAATAAATATTTATCGACAGAACGTAAGTCATCATATTTAATTCCATGTTCTGCTGGTTTAAAGTCTGATGTGTTTGCTAATAAGAAACGCATCGTATTACGAATTTTACGATAAACTTCTGAAACTTGTTTCAAAATTTCATCACTGACACGGACATCTGATTGAGCATCAACGCTTGATACCCAAAGGCGAATAATATCTGCACCCATTTGCTTAATTACTTTACTTGGCAAAATAGTATTACCTAATGATTTACTCATTTTACGTCCTTCACCATCTAAAACCATTCCTTGTGACAGAACTGTTTTGTATGGTGCAATCCCATTAATCGCAACACTTGTTGTAATACTTGAGTTAAACCAGCCACGATATTGGTCAGAACCTTCTAAATACATATCAGCTGGGTAAGTTAGGTTTTCTCTAGCAGCTAATACAGCTTGATGAGAAGATCCTGAATCAAACCAGACATCCATAATATCCATTTCTTTTGTAAAGATTCCATTTGGGCTAAACTCATGAGTGAAGCCTTCTGGTAATAAATCCTTAGCTTCTCTTTCAAACCAAACTGTTGAACCAAATTCAGCAAATAAATTAGCGACATGTTCAATTGTTTCTGGTGTAATGATTGGCTCGCCATTTTCACCATAAAAAATTGGCAATGGAACTCCCCAAGCTCTTTGTCTTGAAATGACCCAATCTCCGCGATCACGAACCATGTTATAAAGACGTGTTTTCCCCCATTTTTGAACCCATTCAACGCCTTCAACAGCTTCTAAAATTTCACCACGGAAATCTTGAATCGAAGCAAACCATTGTGGAGTCGCACGGAAAATAACAGGTTTTTTAGAACGCCAGTCATGTGGATAGCTATGAGTAAAGAAATCAAGTTTTAACAATGCGCCTTTTTCATTTAAAGCTTCTGTAATTAATTTGTTCCCTTTATCATAAAATACACCTTCAAATCCTGGTGCTTCATCTGTAAAGACCCCTTTTGAATCAACTGGAGACAATACATTTAATTTATATTTTTGTCCAACAATAAAATCATCGTCTCCATGTCCAGGAGCCGTATGAACAAGTCCAGTTCCGGCATCCAAGGTTACATGATCGCCAACCATTAGTAATGATGTGCGTTCATAAAGAGGATGTTGTGCAGTCATATATTCTAATTCAGACCCTTTTAATTCATTTAAAACAGTCACATTTTCCCAACCGATTTCACTTGAAACCTTTTCTAACAAATCTTTAGCTACTACGAATTTGGCACCGTCTGCTTCAATAACAACATAACTGTAATCTGCATTGACCGTGATACCTAAGTTAGCTGGAATCGTCCAAGGTGTCGTTGTCCAAATCACGAATGACGTATCATTATCTAATAAGCCTTTGCCATCAACAACTTTAAATGCTACATAAATAGAAGCAGATTTTACATCTTTGTATTCAATTTCAGCTTCAGCTAATGATGATTCACTAGATGGAGACCAATAGATAGGTTTTAAGCCTTTATAAATATACCCTTTTTCTGCCATTTTTCCAAAAACACGAATTTGTGCTGCTTCATAATCTGGATTAAGAGTAATATAAGGATTATCCCACTCTCCAGCAACGCCTAAGCGTTTAAAGTCTTCACGTTGAATATTTACTTGCTCAAGTGCATATTCTTCACATAAACGACGATAATCAGCTAAAGACATTTCCTTACGTTTAATTCCTTTATTCGTTAAAACCTGTTCAATTGGTAGTCCGTGAGTATCCCATCCTGGTACATAAGGAGAACGGTAACCTGACATTGATTTATAACGAACGATAATATCTTTACTAATTTTATTTAGGGCATGACCCATATGGATATTTCCATTTGCAAACGGAGGTCCATCATGTAAAACAAAAGTTGGTTTGCCTTCATTTAATTTTTGACGTTGACCATACATATCAACAGTCTTCCAATCTGCTTGCCATTGTTCTTCTCTAACTGGTAAATTACCACGCATTGGGAACTCTGTTTGACCCAATTGTAACGTTTCTTTCATTT
This Carnobacterium maltaromaticum DSM 20342 DNA region includes the following protein-coding sequences:
- a CDS encoding LytTR family DNA-binding domain-containing protein; the encoded protein is MRIRIEEDVSNDEELEVTIHCQSINEEVEALIQLLETQEESIPVFKEKKIKQLSLKDIFYFETVDNKTFVYSATEVYQTNLKLYELEVRLTNSYFIRTSKSLILNILKIEHVTPAFNSRFEAKLENNETIIISRKFAPLLKKKLEI
- a CDS encoding DUF3021 family protein, which produces MENARDKFLGFIQRYCIIFTGSTLSMLAYLSIYKEPFVSIDVLLVLMFISAIISFFQQLLFSSEENYSKKAVLIRSFLHFLIIMTSVLLSAILFNWVETTQQFWVLTLLIIGTYSILWLVFYFKDHLTSQKINQNLNLYKERMKKHDESN
- the ileS gene encoding isoleucine--tRNA ligase, producing MKMKETLQLGQTEFPMRGNLPVREEQWQADWKTVDMYGQRQKLNEGKPTFVLHDGPPFANGNIHMGHALNKISKDIIVRYKSMSGYRSPYVPGWDTHGLPIEQVLTNKGIKRKEMSLADYRRLCEEYALEQVNIQREDFKRLGVAGEWDNPYITLNPDYEAAQIRVFGKMAEKGYIYKGLKPIYWSPSSESSLAEAEIEYKDVKSASIYVAFKVVDGKGLLDNDTSFVIWTTTPWTIPANLGITVNADYSYVVIEADGAKFVVAKDLLEKVSSEIGWENVTVLNELKGSELEYMTAQHPLYERTSLLMVGDHVTLDAGTGLVHTAPGHGDDDFIVGQKYKLNVLSPVDSKGVFTDEAPGFEGVFYDKGNKLITEALNEKGALLKLDFFTHSYPHDWRSKKPVIFRATPQWFASIQDFRGEILEAVEGVEWVQKWGKTRLYNMVRDRGDWVISRQRAWGVPLPIFYGENGEPIITPETIEHVANLFAEFGSTVWFEREAKDLLPEGFTHEFSPNGIFTKEMDIMDVWFDSGSSHQAVLAARENLTYPADMYLEGSDQYRGWFNSSITTSVAINGIAPYKTVLSQGMVLDGEGRKMSKSLGNTILPSKVIKQMGADIIRLWVSSVDAQSDVRVSDEILKQVSEVYRKIRNTMRFLLANTSDFKPAEHGIKYDDLRSVDKYLLIRLNQLVGAVEENYENYDFSSNYQLINNFCTVDLSQFYLDFAKDVVYIEAENAYERRAMQTVFYEVLKKMTKLLTPILPHTAEEIWNFLDEEEDYVQLAEMPAAIEYPNQGELLDMWDAFMTFRDHVQKALEEARNEKKIGKSFEAKLVLYPTEQTKVLFTALDSNLAQLLIVSDLEIAGDKAAAPSEALQFDDVAIVVEKAHGETCERCRGVKEDVGSHADAPTLCDRCATIVEEFYPAALEVEAE
- a CDS encoding ABC transporter ATP-binding protein; its protein translation is MTNLINIQGLTKKYQQKEVVSSLDLKVEKGSLFAFLGPNGAGKSTTINMISTAIKPTSGSIFVDGLEVGKENSKIRQKIGIVFQDNVLDGLLTVEENLLFWGKIYSLSKNELNKQLDFLENLLHLTDILKQRFGTLSGGQKRRAEIARAIIHRPLLLILDEPTTGLDPKTRVQVWQTITYLREKLGMTVFLTTHYMEEAAEADKIAVINHGELIALGTPNQLRNKYSRDSLNLYKTSLEDLKIECEKRKLGYTEGIDFIRIQVRDTDEALHLLNELNDLYQSFEVRKGNLDDVFLALIKGGTNND